The proteins below are encoded in one region of Oncorhynchus masou masou isolate Uvic2021 chromosome 15, UVic_Omas_1.1, whole genome shotgun sequence:
- the LOC135554974 gene encoding slit homolog 2 protein-like — protein sequence MLFPALLALSSVVGSKECPHHCLCYEHSDLVDCRARGFLQVPHGTWLLDLGGNLMMEVRSRAFAGLWSLRVLVLSDSGIQLLQPEAFYSLSFLEKLDMSRNKLPRLPPDFSHSLSSVRELRLDHNTLEWLEVSSLEHLESLEKLDLSHNHITFLQPGAFRGLSRLRHLYLHANQLGAVRHGSMSMLPVLEALQLGPNNITHIDTEALAPLHSLTLLGLEGNQLQYLKFKTFLSLHTAGTHLQLAGNPWNCDCDLHRVFSKLLSVRHLHVDDYHNVTCHKPLQLAGASLVWVDSQLCMAETATVLVITVTVLVTVLAAVVMAEHTRKKNQHGKSWDAESQSQER from the exons ATGTTATTTCCTGCTCTGCTGGCGCTGTCTTCAGTGGTAGGTTCAAAAGAGTGCCCTCACCACTGCCTCTGCTACGAACACTCGGATTTGGTTGACTGCCGAGCGCGCGGGTTCCTCCAAGTGCCCCATGGCACCTGGCTGCTGGACCTGGGTGGCAACTTGATGATGGAAGTGCGGAGCCGTGCCTTTGCCGGACTTTGGTCACTGCGTGTCCTGGTGCTGTCTGATAGTGGAATCCAGCTGCTGCAGCCCGAG GCCTTCTACTCCCTCTCCTTTCTGGAGAAGCTGGACATGAGCCGTAACAAGCTGCCCCGGCTGCCGCCGGACTTCTCCCACAGTCTGTCCTCAGTCCGGGAGCTCCGGCTGGACCACAACACCCTTGAGTGGCTAGAAGTCTCCAGCCTGGAGCACCTGGAGAGCCTGGAGAAGCTGGATCTCAGCCACAACCACATCACCTTCCTCCAACCAGGAGCCTTCCGGGGCCTGTCTCGACTGCGCCACCTCTACCTCCATGCCAACCAGCTGGGAGCTGTGCGCCATGGTTCCATGTCCATGCTGCCCGTCCTGGAGGCCCTGCAGCTGGGCCCGAACAACATCACTCACATCGACACGGAGGCTCTGGCTCCCCTGCACAGCCTCACCCTGCTGGGCCTGGAGGGAAACCAGCTGCAGTACCTTAAGTTCAAGACCTTCCTGAGCCTCCACACGGCCGGCACCCACCTGCAGCTAGCTGGTAACCCATGGAACTGCGACTGCGACCTGCACCGGGTCTTCAGCAAGCTGCTGAGTGTACGCCACTTGCACGTTGACGACTACCACAACGTGACGTGCCACAAGCCTCTGCAGCTGGCGGGTGCCTCGCTGGTGTGGGTGGACAGTCAGTTGTGCATGGCAGAGACGGCCACCGTACTGGTCATCACTGTGACGGTGCTGGTTACCGTGTTGGCAGCTGTGGTTATGGCTGAGCACACCCGCAAGAAGAACCAACATGGCAAGAGCTGGGACGCTGAGTCGCAGTCCCAGGAGAGGTGA